Proteins encoded within one genomic window of Bacillus thuringiensis:
- a CDS encoding sigma-54 interaction domain-containing protein yields the protein MVAEKERMLMDLQDVFEYAFDEIFVTDEKGIVVRVNSTCEGHYQLAAKELVGKHVKELQKEGIFYPSATLEVIEKKRPIELVQTTKSGEYLHVRTRPVFDDEGNLRRVISYSRDLTELYQLRQKVEEMDNQLKTYKKELRETYEHEGLIFKSIAMQKIVETIKKVSVVDSTVLVLGETGVGKSRLVRHLHEVSNRKNESFYEINCAALPTNLIESELFGYSGGSFTGANREGKKGLLESAHKGTLFLDEIGEMPLEIQAKLLQVLQEKTFRPIGGRELKKVDVRIVAATNRDLSMMVKQGTFRKDLYYRLNVIPILIPPLRERTEDILPLIYHYLQHFNEKYGRNVKLAPSTLQMFVGYPWEGNNREIENVIERIVITADDIVTIEDLPIAMQESTVEQSGQSLYKMLEEVERNIILKAYKTYGSSYKVAEFLKISQSAATRKIKKLIEEEENIG from the coding sequence ATGGTTGCAGAAAAGGAACGAATGTTAATGGATTTACAAGATGTATTTGAATATGCGTTTGACGAAATTTTTGTAACTGATGAAAAGGGAATCGTTGTGCGTGTAAATAGTACATGTGAAGGGCACTATCAATTAGCTGCTAAAGAGTTAGTAGGTAAGCATGTAAAAGAATTGCAGAAGGAGGGTATCTTTTATCCATCGGCAACGTTAGAAGTAATTGAAAAAAAGAGACCGATTGAACTCGTTCAAACGACAAAATCAGGAGAGTATTTACATGTTCGTACAAGGCCTGTTTTTGACGATGAGGGGAATTTAAGAAGAGTAATTAGTTACTCTCGTGATCTTACAGAACTCTACCAATTACGTCAAAAGGTAGAGGAAATGGATAATCAGTTAAAAACATATAAAAAAGAATTAAGAGAAACGTATGAGCATGAAGGACTTATTTTTAAAAGTATTGCTATGCAAAAAATAGTCGAGACAATCAAGAAAGTATCCGTGGTAGATAGTACAGTTCTCGTTTTAGGCGAGACAGGAGTAGGGAAGAGTCGATTAGTACGTCATTTACATGAAGTGAGTAACCGGAAGAATGAAAGTTTCTATGAAATTAACTGTGCGGCATTGCCAACGAATTTAATTGAATCAGAGCTTTTTGGATACTCAGGTGGATCTTTTACAGGTGCGAATCGTGAAGGGAAAAAGGGATTATTAGAGTCAGCGCATAAAGGAACTCTTTTCTTAGATGAAATTGGCGAAATGCCGCTTGAAATTCAAGCGAAGCTTTTGCAAGTGTTGCAGGAGAAGACATTTCGCCCTATTGGCGGAAGAGAATTAAAAAAAGTGGATGTTAGAATTGTAGCGGCAACAAATCGAGATTTAAGTATGATGGTGAAACAAGGAACATTCCGGAAAGATTTATATTATCGTCTGAATGTCATTCCAATTTTAATTCCACCACTCCGGGAAAGAACCGAAGATATTTTGCCACTCATTTATCATTATTTACAGCACTTTAATGAGAAATATGGTCGGAATGTAAAATTAGCACCTAGCACATTGCAAATGTTTGTTGGTTACCCTTGGGAAGGAAATAATAGAGAAATAGAAAATGTGATTGAGCGAATTGTTATAACTGCTGACGATATCGTTACGATAGAAGATTTGCCAATAGCGATGCAAGAATCAACGGTTGAACAGTCCGGTCAAAGTCTCTATAAAATGTTAGAAGAAGTAGAACGGAATATTATTTTGAAAGCATATAAAACATATGGATCAAGTTATAAAGTAGCGGAGTTTTTAAAAATAAGTCAATCTGCTGCCACGAGGAAAATAAAGAAACTTATAGAGGAGGAAGAGAACATTGGATAA
- the gabT gene encoding 4-aminobutyrate--2-oxoglutarate transaminase: MNTKKFAKVNEQIPGPKAASLLERRQNIVPKGVSNGIPTFVQSANGALVTDVDGNQYIDFAGAIGTINVGHCHPVVKEALHKQVDQYIHTGFNVMMYEPYIELAEKLAALAPGSFDKQVLFLNSGAEAVENAVKIARKYTKRPGIIAFSKGFHGRTLMTMTMTSKVKPYKFGFGPFAPEVYKAPFPYEYRRPEGLTEEQYDDFMIEEFKNFFISEVAPETIAAVVMEPVQGEGGFIVPSKKFVQEVRNICSEHGILFVADEIQTGFSRTGKYFAIDHYDVVPDLITVSKSLGAGVPISGVIGRKEIMNESAPGELGGTYAGSPLGCAAALAVLDVIEKENLNDRAIELGKVVMNRFEEMKNKYNCIGDVRGLGAMCAFELVQDHKTKAPDKTLTANLCAEANKRGLLLLSAGTYGNVIRVLMPLVITDEQLEEGLTIIEESLQVCYEKANTAHV, from the coding sequence ATGAACACAAAAAAATTTGCTAAAGTAAATGAACAAATTCCTGGACCGAAAGCAGCGTCTTTACTAGAACGCCGCCAAAATATAGTACCAAAAGGAGTAAGTAACGGCATCCCAACGTTTGTACAATCTGCAAATGGTGCCCTTGTAACAGATGTTGATGGCAATCAGTACATTGATTTCGCGGGAGCAATCGGAACAATTAACGTAGGGCATTGTCATCCAGTTGTTAAAGAAGCACTCCATAAACAAGTAGATCAATACATTCATACTGGATTTAATGTCATGATGTATGAGCCATATATTGAATTAGCAGAAAAACTTGCGGCATTAGCACCGGGAAGTTTTGATAAGCAAGTACTATTTTTAAATAGTGGTGCAGAAGCAGTTGAGAACGCTGTGAAAATCGCTCGTAAATATACAAAAAGACCTGGTATTATCGCGTTTTCTAAAGGATTCCACGGGCGTACATTAATGACAATGACGATGACAAGTAAAGTAAAACCATATAAATTTGGATTTGGCCCATTTGCGCCTGAAGTCTATAAAGCACCATTCCCGTACGAATATCGCCGCCCAGAAGGATTAACAGAAGAGCAGTACGATGACTTTATGATTGAAGAGTTTAAGAATTTCTTCATATCAGAAGTAGCGCCAGAAACAATTGCAGCCGTTGTAATGGAACCTGTTCAAGGGGAAGGCGGATTTATCGTTCCAAGTAAGAAGTTTGTGCAAGAAGTACGCAATATTTGTTCAGAACACGGCATCTTATTTGTAGCAGATGAAATTCAAACAGGATTTAGTCGTACAGGAAAGTATTTTGCTATTGATCATTATGATGTCGTTCCAGACCTAATTACGGTATCTAAATCATTAGGCGCTGGTGTACCAATTAGTGGTGTTATTGGGCGCAAGGAAATTATGAATGAGTCTGCACCGGGAGAGCTTGGCGGAACGTATGCAGGAAGCCCGCTAGGATGTGCGGCAGCATTAGCAGTACTTGATGTAATAGAAAAAGAGAATTTAAATGATAGAGCGATAGAATTAGGAAAAGTCGTAATGAACCGATTTGAAGAGATGAAAAATAAATATAATTGCATCGGTGATGTGCGTGGTTTAGGAGCAATGTGTGCATTCGAGCTCGTTCAAGATCATAAGACGAAAGCACCTGATAAAACGTTAACAGCTAACTTGTGCGCAGAAGCAAATAAACGCGGATTGCTTCTATTATCAGCAGGAACATACGGTAATGTTATTCGTGTGTTAATGCCGTTAGTTATTACAGATGAGCAACTTGAGGAAGGTTTAACAATCATTGAAGAATCATTACAAGTCTGTTATGAGAAAGCAAATACTGCGCATGTTTAA
- a CDS encoding HXXEE domain-containing protein, whose translation MLWIIPLLFFIHNLEESFQMPQYLANQFLIHFITIQQFFIAISALTIFVLLIVFLYQLNFLPSIYWIIFIQGAIFFNSVQHIILFFIFRSYNPGVISAAFIVIFSIFLFSSQKHLIHKKKFVITLAFSLFSYPVIIWITLLFASYFHS comes from the coding sequence ATGCTTTGGATTATTCCCTTATTATTTTTCATTCATAACCTTGAAGAATCTTTCCAAATGCCTCAATATCTTGCTAATCAATTTTTAATTCATTTTATAACAATCCAACAATTTTTCATTGCCATTTCCGCATTAACAATCTTTGTCCTACTTATCGTCTTTCTATATCAACTAAACTTCTTGCCTTCTATATACTGGATTATTTTTATACAAGGGGCCATTTTCTTCAACTCTGTTCAACATATTATTTTGTTTTTCATTTTCCGTTCCTATAACCCTGGCGTAATATCCGCAGCTTTCATTGTCATTTTTTCTATTTTCCTTTTTTCATCTCAAAAACACTTAATTCATAAAAAGAAATTCGTAATTACACTCGCTTTCAGCTTATTTTCTTATCCTGTTATAATTTGGATTACCTTACTATTCGCTAGCTACTTTCATTCATAA
- a CDS encoding HAD family hydrolase, translating to MGKIKAILFDKDGTLMDFHSIWIKVAEELVAECIHLYQLPESMQQALLKEIGVEGTFVHPRSALAAGTSLDVAKGLCKYIASSKEEEMHEWISEKLFSLMYEYRSHMRMTADLPRILQGLKDRGFILGVVTADDFAPTELFLKQYQLESFFDYVVASDTFPAQKPDKRIVESFCEKFHLEACEVAVVGDTPTDLYLAKNGGDCYAIGVLSGTGDRQTLEPLADLVVQSVGDFISHSGEFIWEQGKSNV from the coding sequence ATGGGGAAGATAAAAGCAATACTATTTGATAAAGATGGAACATTAATGGATTTTCATTCAATTTGGATAAAAGTAGCTGAAGAACTTGTTGCTGAATGTATACATTTATATCAATTACCAGAGTCAATGCAGCAGGCTTTATTAAAGGAAATCGGTGTAGAGGGGACATTTGTTCATCCACGTAGCGCACTAGCGGCTGGAACAAGCCTTGATGTAGCAAAGGGGCTTTGTAAGTATATTGCGTCATCTAAGGAAGAGGAGATGCATGAGTGGATAAGTGAAAAATTATTTTCGCTTATGTACGAGTACCGCTCCCATATGAGAATGACAGCAGATTTACCGAGAATTTTACAAGGTTTAAAGGATAGAGGATTTATTTTAGGTGTTGTTACAGCGGATGATTTCGCGCCGACAGAATTATTTTTAAAACAATATCAATTAGAATCTTTTTTTGATTATGTTGTGGCTTCAGATACGTTTCCGGCACAGAAACCTGATAAAAGAATTGTAGAATCCTTTTGTGAAAAGTTTCATTTAGAGGCATGTGAAGTAGCGGTCGTAGGAGATACGCCAACAGATTTGTATTTAGCTAAGAACGGTGGCGATTGCTATGCAATTGGAGTACTATCTGGTACAGGAGATCGTCAAACTTTAGAACCACTTGCGGATTTAGTAGTACAATCTGTTGGGGATTTTATTTCTCATTCAGGTGAGTTTATTTGGGAACAAGGAAAGTCTAATGTGTAA
- the gatB gene encoding Asp-tRNA(Asn)/Glu-tRNA(Gln) amidotransferase subunit GatB has product MNLETIIGLEVHVELKTNSKIFSASPTEFGAEPNTQTSVIDLGYPGVLPTLNKEAVNFAMKAAMALNCEIATETKFDRKNYFYPDNPKAYQISQFDKPIGENGWIEIEVDGKKKRIGITRLHLEEDAGKSTHTADGSLVDYNRQGMPLIEIVSEPDMRTPEEAYAYLEKLKSIIQYTGVSDCKMEEGSLRCDANISLRPVGQEKFGTKAELKNLNSFTYVQKGLEHEQVRQEKELLSGGIIQQETRRYDEATKKTILMRVKEGSDDYRYFPEPDLVELYIDDEWKEAVRASIPELPDARKARYVSEIGLPAYDAHVLTLTKEMSDFFEATVADGADAKLTSNWLMGEVLAYLNKQQKELKDVALTPAGLSKMVQLIEKGTISSKIAKKVFNELIEKGGDPEEIVKAKGLVQISDEGTLRKVVTEILDNNEQSIEDFKNGKDRAIGFLVGQIMKATKGQANPPLVNKILLEEINKR; this is encoded by the coding sequence ATGAATTTAGAAACAATTATTGGTTTAGAGGTTCACGTTGAGTTAAAAACAAATTCGAAAATTTTCTCTGCGAGTCCAACAGAATTCGGAGCGGAGCCAAATACACAAACAAGTGTAATTGACTTAGGATACCCAGGGGTACTTCCTACTTTAAATAAAGAAGCAGTTAACTTTGCAATGAAAGCTGCAATGGCATTAAACTGTGAAATCGCAACGGAAACGAAGTTCGACCGTAAAAACTATTTCTACCCAGATAATCCGAAAGCTTACCAAATTTCTCAATTTGATAAGCCAATTGGTGAAAATGGCTGGATTGAAATCGAAGTAGACGGTAAAAAGAAACGTATCGGTATTACACGTCTTCATTTAGAAGAAGATGCTGGTAAATCAACGCATACAGCTGATGGTTCATTAGTAGACTACAACCGTCAAGGTATGCCTTTAATCGAGATCGTGTCTGAGCCAGATATGCGTACGCCAGAAGAAGCATATGCATACTTAGAGAAGTTAAAATCAATCATTCAATACACTGGCGTATCTGATTGTAAGATGGAAGAAGGTTCCTTGCGTTGTGATGCGAACATTTCTCTTCGTCCAGTTGGACAAGAGAAATTCGGTACAAAAGCAGAACTGAAAAACTTAAACTCATTCACTTACGTACAAAAAGGTCTTGAGCACGAGCAAGTGCGTCAAGAAAAAGAATTATTATCTGGTGGTATCATCCAACAAGAAACACGTCGTTATGATGAAGCAACGAAAAAAACAATCTTAATGCGTGTGAAAGAAGGATCTGATGATTACCGTTACTTCCCAGAGCCAGACTTAGTTGAACTTTACATCGACGATGAGTGGAAAGAAGCAGTTCGTGCTTCTATTCCAGAACTTCCAGATGCGCGTAAAGCTCGCTACGTTTCAGAAATTGGCTTACCAGCTTATGATGCACACGTATTAACATTAACGAAAGAAATGTCTGATTTCTTTGAAGCAACTGTTGCAGACGGTGCTGATGCGAAATTAACATCAAACTGGTTAATGGGTGAAGTGCTTGCATACTTAAACAAACAACAAAAAGAATTAAAAGACGTTGCATTAACGCCTGCTGGTTTATCTAAAATGGTTCAATTAATTGAAAAAGGTACAATTTCTTCTAAAATAGCGAAGAAAGTATTTAACGAATTAATTGAAAAAGGTGGAGACCCAGAAGAAATCGTTAAAGCGAAAGGTCTTGTTCAAATTTCTGACGAGGGTACACTTCGTAAAGTTGTAACAGAAATTCTTGATAATAATGAGCAATCTATCGAAGACTTTAAAAACGGTAAAGATCGTGCAATTGGCTTCTTAGTTGGTCAAATTATGAAAGCTACAAAAGGACAAGCAAATCCACCGCTTGTTAACAAAATCTTACTTGAAGAGATTAACAAGCGATAG
- a CDS encoding MarR family winged helix-turn-helix transcriptional regulator, whose amino-acid sequence MLQYEHFLDLLLDNAKKLFYPEEWVSLDLTLSKTEVFCLLWMERNTDITMTKIAELLDIPMSTTTGVVNRLVKKGYIERYRDENDRRIVLIRLTENGVMLVQEVKQNAAHYFNLVTEALSEEEKAFLLQIFQKIMNHIATSQQKTEEKVSTPKMKNIPIE is encoded by the coding sequence TTGTTGCAATACGAACATTTTTTAGACTTACTGCTAGATAACGCCAAGAAACTTTTCTATCCCGAGGAATGGGTAAGCCTAGATTTAACACTTTCTAAAACTGAAGTATTTTGTTTACTTTGGATGGAGCGAAATACAGATATTACAATGACCAAAATCGCTGAACTTCTTGATATACCAATGAGTACAACGACAGGTGTTGTAAATCGCCTTGTAAAAAAGGGATATATTGAAAGGTACCGTGATGAAAACGACCGACGCATTGTATTGATTCGTTTAACAGAAAACGGCGTAATGCTCGTTCAAGAAGTAAAACAAAATGCAGCCCATTACTTTAACCTTGTGACAGAAGCATTATCAGAAGAAGAAAAAGCATTCTTACTACAAATCTTCCAAAAAATCATGAATCACATTGCTACGTCACAGCAAAAAACAGAAGAAAAGGTTTCTACACCTAAAATGAAAAACATTCCGATTGAATAA
- the gatA gene encoding Asp-tRNA(Asn)/Glu-tRNA(Gln) amidotransferase subunit GatA — protein sequence MSLFDHSVSELHKKLNNKEISVTDLVEESYKRIADVEDNVKAFLTLDEENARAKAKELDAKIGAEDNGLLFGMPIGVKDNIVTNGLRTTCASKMLANFDPIYDATVVQKLKAADTITIGKLNMDEFAMGSSNENSGFYATKNPWNLDYVPGGSSGGSAAAVAAGEVLFSLGSDTGGSIRQPAAYCGVVGLKPTYGRVSRYGLVAFASSLDQIGPITRTVEDNAYLLQAISGIDRMDATSANVEVGNYLAGLTGDVKGLRIAVPKEYLGEGVGEEARESVLAALKVLEGMGATWEEVSLPHSKYALATYYLLSSSEASANLSRFDGVRYGVRSDNVNNLLDLYKNTRSEGFGDEVKRRIMLGTFALSSGYYDAYYKKAQQVRTLIKNDFENVFANYDVIIGPTTPTPAFKVGEKVDDPMTMYANDILTIPVNLAGVPAISVPCGFGANNMPLGLQIIGKHFDEATIYRVAHAFEQATDYHTKKASL from the coding sequence ATGTCATTATTTGATCATTCGGTATCAGAGTTACATAAGAAGTTAAACAACAAAGAAATTTCCGTTACGGATTTAGTAGAAGAATCTTACAAACGTATTGCGGATGTTGAAGATAACGTAAAAGCTTTTCTTACATTAGATGAAGAAAATGCACGCGCGAAAGCGAAAGAATTAGACGCTAAGATTGGCGCTGAAGATAATGGTTTATTATTCGGTATGCCAATTGGTGTGAAAGATAACATTGTGACTAACGGTCTTCGTACTACTTGTGCGAGTAAAATGTTAGCAAACTTCGATCCAATTTATGATGCGACAGTTGTGCAAAAGCTAAAAGCTGCTGACACAATTACAATCGGTAAATTAAACATGGACGAGTTTGCAATGGGTTCTTCAAATGAAAACTCAGGTTTCTACGCTACGAAAAACCCATGGAACTTAGACTACGTTCCTGGTGGATCTAGTGGTGGTTCTGCAGCAGCTGTAGCAGCAGGAGAAGTATTATTCTCTCTAGGTTCTGATACGGGTGGTTCTATCCGTCAGCCAGCTGCATATTGCGGCGTTGTAGGTTTAAAACCAACTTACGGACGCGTATCTCGTTACGGATTAGTAGCATTTGCGTCTTCACTTGACCAAATCGGACCGATTACACGTACAGTAGAAGATAATGCATACTTATTACAAGCTATTTCAGGTATTGACCGCATGGATGCAACTTCTGCAAACGTTGAAGTAGGAAACTACTTAGCAGGTTTAACAGGCGACGTTAAAGGTTTACGTATTGCTGTACCGAAAGAATACTTAGGCGAAGGTGTTGGCGAGGAAGCTCGTGAGTCAGTACTAGCTGCTTTAAAAGTATTAGAAGGTATGGGCGCAACTTGGGAGGAAGTATCTCTTCCACACTCTAAATACGCTCTAGCAACGTATTACTTACTATCTTCTTCTGAAGCATCTGCTAACCTTTCACGCTTCGATGGCGTACGTTACGGTGTTCGTTCTGATAATGTAAATAATTTATTAGACCTTTACAAAAACACACGTAGCGAAGGTTTCGGTGATGAAGTTAAACGCCGTATTATGCTTGGGACATTTGCACTTAGCTCTGGTTACTATGATGCATATTACAAGAAAGCACAACAAGTACGTACATTAATTAAAAACGACTTTGAAAATGTATTTGCTAACTACGATGTTATTATTGGACCAACAACGCCAACTCCGGCATTTAAAGTAGGCGAAAAAGTTGATGATCCTATGACAATGTATGCAAACGACATTTTAACAATTCCAGTAAACTTAGCGGGTGTTCCAGCGATTTCGGTTCCATGTGGATTCGGTGCTAACAATATGCCACTTGGTTTACAAATCATTGGTAAACACTTTGATGAAGCGACAATTTACCGCGTTGCACATGCATTTGAGCAAGCAACAGACTATCATACCAAAAAAGCAAGTCTGTAA
- a CDS encoding YiaA/YiaB family inner membrane protein: MRRRNTQAFTFLAWTSFVCALSGMLIGIYTLDETLSVKGYYLIGTLFLTMSCFVLQKTIRDNEEDNERFPKNKPLDKE, encoded by the coding sequence ATGAGAAGACGAAATACGCAAGCGTTCACGTTTTTAGCATGGACTTCATTTGTTTGTGCACTTTCAGGTATGCTAATTGGGATTTATACGTTAGATGAAACGCTTAGTGTAAAAGGATACTATTTAATTGGAACATTATTTTTAACAATGTCTTGTTTTGTATTACAAAAAACAATTCGTGATAATGAAGAAGATAACGAGAGATTTCCGAAAAATAAACCGTTAGATAAAGAGTAA
- the gatC gene encoding Asp-tRNA(Asn)/Glu-tRNA(Gln) amidotransferase subunit GatC has protein sequence MSRISVENVKHVAHLARLAITDQEAEKFQKQLDAIVTFAEQLNELDTTDVKPTTHVLTMKNVMREDVPEKGLPVEEVLKNAPDHKDNQIRVPAVLE, from the coding sequence GTGTCAAGAATTTCCGTTGAGAATGTAAAGCACGTTGCACATTTAGCACGTCTTGCAATTACTGATCAAGAAGCAGAAAAATTTCAAAAACAACTAGATGCAATTGTTACATTTGCAGAACAGTTAAATGAATTAGATACAACAGATGTAAAACCAACAACTCATGTATTAACTATGAAAAATGTTATGCGTGAAGATGTACCAGAAAAAGGTTTACCAGTAGAAGAAGTATTAAAAAATGCACCGGATCACAAAGATAATCAAATCCGTGTTCCAGCAGTATTAGAATAG
- a CDS encoding diacylglycerol kinase has protein sequence MMKRARIIYNPTSGRELFKKSLPEVLQKLEQAGYEASCHATTGPGDATVAARQAADRKFDVVIAAGGDGTLNEVVNGLVGHEHRPKFGIIPVGTTNDFARAIGVPRSIEEAADIICEGKTVPLDLGRANDTYFINIAGGGRITELTYEVPSKLKTVLGQLAYYLKGIEMLPSLHPTYVEIEYDGKLLQEEITMFLITNTRSVGGFEKVAPYASINDGLFDLLVLKKGSIADLIKAATQAQRGEHINNPKVLYTQANRIKVHSPDKLMINLDGEYGGDAPMEFENIYHCLELFVPEHQEDAL, from the coding sequence ATGATGAAGCGAGCAAGAATTATTTATAATCCTACTTCTGGGCGTGAGCTATTTAAGAAGAGCTTACCAGAAGTATTACAAAAATTAGAACAAGCTGGATATGAAGCATCGTGTCATGCGACAACAGGTCCTGGAGATGCGACTGTGGCAGCGAGGCAAGCTGCGGATCGTAAGTTTGATGTTGTTATCGCAGCTGGTGGCGACGGTACGTTAAATGAAGTGGTAAATGGTTTAGTAGGACATGAGCATCGTCCGAAGTTTGGGATTATTCCAGTTGGAACGACAAATGACTTTGCACGAGCAATCGGTGTACCTCGTTCTATTGAAGAGGCTGCGGATATTATTTGTGAAGGGAAAACAGTTCCGTTAGATCTAGGCAGAGCGAATGATACATATTTTATTAACATAGCTGGTGGCGGCCGTATTACAGAATTAACATATGAAGTACCGAGCAAGCTAAAGACAGTATTAGGACAACTTGCTTATTATTTAAAAGGTATTGAAATGCTACCGTCATTACATCCAACATATGTTGAAATTGAGTATGATGGAAAATTACTACAAGAAGAAATTACGATGTTTTTAATTACGAATACTCGTTCAGTGGGCGGTTTTGAAAAAGTAGCACCATATGCATCAATTAATGATGGATTATTTGATTTATTAGTGCTGAAAAAAGGTTCTATCGCTGACTTAATTAAAGCAGCAACACAAGCACAGCGTGGTGAACATATTAATAATCCAAAAGTGCTATACACACAAGCAAATCGAATTAAAGTACATTCACCAGATAAACTAATGATTAATTTAGATGGTGAATACGGTGGAGATGCACCGATGGAATTCGAAAATATATATCATTGTCTGGAACTATTTGTTCCTGAACATCAAGAGGATGCCCTGTAA
- a CDS encoding DUF3926 domain-containing protein, giving the protein MREELLRKVIRTKIKVGMHILEELPAPIQQSAKQMLNILQEELAAYPQEQEHHEDNLKSIIIE; this is encoded by the coding sequence ATGCGTGAGGAGCTACTAAGGAAGGTAATTCGTACAAAAATAAAAGTCGGTATGCATATATTAGAAGAGTTACCCGCCCCAATCCAACAATCAGCTAAGCAAATGCTAAATATTTTACAAGAGGAGCTAGCTGCTTATCCGCAAGAACAAGAGCATCATGAAGATAATTTAAAAAGTATTATAATTGAATGA
- a CDS encoding ArsA family ATPase, protein MMRIILYTGKGGVGKTSISAATALQSAKQGLKTLVMSTDPAHSLGDSFGIKLSSEPLEIRENLWAQEINTIYEMEKGWGKLQKYITLLFTSKAADDITTEELTMFPGMEDLISLLRVLDYYKQNTYDVIIIDCAPTGETLAMLSFPDMLGWWMEKLFPIKRKVLKVVRPVAQPLLGVPLPTDDIMDELTNTLEQLGEMRDILSNRDVTSIRIVVNPEKMVIKEAQRSFTYLNLYDYNVDAIMINRVIPNTVTDPYFQAWKDTQKKYKTLIQDSFNPLPIYEAPMFEQEVVGLSMLERVGDALFKTDHCPTEVKFNGRTQYVKKDGDEYIFVLSIPFSNKSELALNQKGDELIIRAGSVKRNITLPKTLIHLSIQGAKFEADVLNIRFGGVVHA, encoded by the coding sequence ATGATGAGAATTATTTTGTATACAGGTAAAGGCGGCGTAGGAAAAACTAGCATTTCAGCAGCAACAGCACTTCAAAGTGCAAAACAAGGTTTAAAAACTTTAGTAATGAGCACAGATCCTGCTCATAGTCTAGGAGATTCATTTGGTATAAAGCTATCTTCTGAGCCGTTAGAAATCCGCGAAAATTTATGGGCACAAGAAATTAATACGATTTATGAAATGGAAAAGGGCTGGGGAAAATTACAGAAATATATTACACTTCTCTTCACTTCCAAAGCAGCTGATGATATTACAACAGAAGAATTAACGATGTTTCCTGGTATGGAAGATTTAATTAGCTTACTTCGCGTACTCGATTATTATAAACAAAACACATATGATGTTATTATCATTGATTGTGCTCCAACAGGAGAAACATTAGCAATGCTCAGTTTTCCAGACATGCTCGGCTGGTGGATGGAAAAACTCTTTCCTATTAAAAGAAAAGTTTTAAAAGTTGTTCGCCCTGTAGCCCAACCACTTCTTGGTGTCCCCCTTCCAACCGATGATATTATGGACGAATTAACAAATACACTTGAACAGCTCGGAGAAATGAGAGATATTTTATCAAACCGAGACGTAACAAGTATCCGCATCGTTGTAAATCCTGAAAAAATGGTCATTAAAGAAGCACAGCGCAGCTTTACGTATTTAAATTTATACGATTATAACGTAGATGCCATTATGATTAACCGCGTCATCCCTAACACTGTCACCGATCCTTATTTTCAAGCATGGAAAGATACGCAAAAGAAATATAAAACATTAATTCAAGATAGTTTTAATCCACTTCCTATTTACGAAGCTCCAATGTTTGAACAAGAAGTTGTCGGTTTGTCTATGTTAGAGCGTGTAGGAGATGCTCTATTTAAAACTGATCATTGTCCTACTGAAGTGAAATTTAACGGCCGCACACAATATGTAAAAAAAGATGGCGATGAGTATATTTTCGTTCTGTCTATTCCCTTCTCAAACAAAAGTGAGCTCGCATTAAATCAAAAAGGTGATGAGCTTATCATTCGAGCCGGTTCTGTTAAGCGGAACATCACATTACCAAAAACGTTAATACACCTTTCTATTCAAGGAGCAAAATTCGAAGCTGATGTACTAAACATTCGATTTGGAGGTGTAGTGCATGCGTGA